TGTGGGGCTGATTCTCATCACCAGGGACTGGTGATTGTATGAGAATTGAAGGAATGATGGATAGCACAAAGTAGTGGGAAATACTACAAGGGGACTTTCTTCAGTCTGCAAAAAGCATAATGTTTGGCACAAAATCAATCGctcagcaagacaatgatcacAAGCTCAGAGTCAAAGTAACCTTGGAGTGCCTTGGAAATAAAAAGATGAAATTCCTACAGTGCCCTCAGTCGAGGTCTTGACCTCAAACCCACTGAGAATCTGTGGAATGCTTTCAAAACTGCAGTCTGCAAGTGCTGTCGGAGGAACTCAGCTGAACCGGAGCGGATCTGTCAAGAGCAGAGGGCAGACATCACTTCTAACCAGTGTGACACCTGCACAAAAAGACCAAAAGctgttactgtggtaaaagGTGGCTCCACCAAACATTAATTCGTCAGCTCTGAATATTTAtgcaaacagcatatttcaaGTTTGCCTTTGTTGTCCTTCTtgtctgcaaataaataaataaataaacaaataggcTTTACATATTTACTGTTTGCGGACGTGACTTTGCAGTTAAAATAGTCGCTCCGCAACTTACAAAGACAATGGGGACACAAAGTCTGCTACTTGTTTATTCATAAACCAGTAAGCGGCCGTCAATAAGTGCTTCATAGTACAGATGTCcctgaatttatttacattctctAAAAATCTTAACGCTGCCATaacaaatacattattaaaatgaaggCCCGAGTGTTGATATTACAGCCGACCCTTGAACGACGCGGGGGTTAAGGGCGCCTACCTCCAGGGCAGTCAAAAATCTGCGTATAAATTCTGGGGGGGTGAAAAGTTAACTACcaatagcctactgttgaccgaaagccttaccgataacacaaacagtcgattaacacatattttgtatatgtattatatactgtactcttacaataaagtaagctaaagaaaagaaactgtTACGAAATCATAAGGAAGAGACAATACATtgacagtactgtactgtatttatcgatactGCAAGTTTACGttgtctgtttacaagatgaatcgtctGCCTCTCAGTACCTATATCAATagtcttatatgatacaaacactgtagatgttatacgtattacgtgtatattttatggtagtaaatgataaaatagtaTCTATGTGTATTTCATGCATTCATGACATGcctaacttttcattttttcgatatttctaggctaccCGGTTCGTCTGTGAGTTTTTCCAAATTGTCGCAAATCCCCCAAAAAATTTTCcgatatatttattgaaaaaatccACGTATAAGTGGGCCCGTGCAGTTCAAACCCGTTAAactacaaaatttaaaaataaaaatgtctccacAAACTATCACTCAGTCCTGATCGTTGGACGATTTGTCCCACAAATACGTGCAATGCTCCTCTTGTTGTTATGTATCAATAACCCTCAGGAACACCAGTCCTGAGCTCTGAACATCATGGAAGTGAATTAAGGTGGTGCCCCAGTCCTACCCTGGTtggatgctctttactgccatctattgtaCTGGAGGATAAAGACGGCGACACAGACGCGCATTTCAGATGACACACCGAGTTAGGAAAACAGAGCTGAGAATAAAGAAACTGGAAAACGTTCCtccttttaaaaatctgtaactGGACCTTCGTAAAAAGAGAGGTCAGCGTGGATCGAAAAGCTGTGGTTGCAGCATTTGCAACCCAGCAACAGCTCAAAACATCTgcagggtctgaatacttttgcaatgCACGATTAATAGAAAACCCACTGTTGCTCCACCCTGATTTTTCTTCTCCCAACGCTTGATCGCTGTGTGAGCCAAAATTTTGTGCCTAAAGCAGAGCTCCACAAACGTACATAACGAACTTCAACGCTCGCCTCCAAATATCACAGCAAAGGTATACACCCCCCCAtaccattccattccattcccaTGCCTGCTTAGCCCCATTCCTCTTCCTACGTACCCCAAACTTTTCACACCCCCTGGAACCCCCAACCCGTCAGATTCTCCCTCACCCTCATGGAGGGCGGTGTGCAGGAAGGAGTCGTCGAACAGGAGGCAGCTGCCCTCGGACCAGCACTGCGGCTCCCCGCCGACAACGAGCTCACAGCCAGGGGGCACTCTCAGACCTGCAGGGGGGCGGCAGTGAGAGAGGGAGTTACCAAGAAGCCCGCAACCAGAGGACCGTTACCATACTTGGAGTATCTTAGCCGTGGTGTCGGATGAAAGAGACTCGGACTCCTGCCACGAAACGCACGGGACAACAAAaacggagggggaaaaaagcgcAACTAAGTTCCCACTGCGGCGCAAAGGAGGGAAAATTAACATGCACATGATCACACACGCTGtcaaacagcagcacacaagcgcacatacacacactctcgcaGACTAATGCTCCTCTTCTCTCACGCTCCCGTAGCCACTGCATTGCAGTGCCGAGCCTTCCTCCGGAATCAATATTTGAAAAAGAACCACGTTTCAACGAGCAAGGTCACTCCGAGGTCATGCAGGTACGACTCCCCCCTTGGTACACGCCTTCCTTCGTGTCCCCTTCAGCCAAGAAGATAAAAGGGGCAAAAGCTACATGATTTCACCTTGTTATGAATTCTCTGGGTGTGCACATATTtatcaaaaaaatttttttttttttttttttttttttaaaaaaaaggagggacTGGTGGAGGTTCTGCTATGTGGTTACCATAGCAACGGAACGGCTGGCCTTTATACcacaaggttgcaggttccaagCACAGGCCAGACCCAGCTGCAGTACTGCAGGGGAGGAATTTCAACTGGTCTGTTACCATGCGGCGTTATATAAACGTACGAACGCTTAGCTGCAGAGGCATCCGTGGGCTCGGGATCCGCGGTAACGTGACGGGACTGTCCCTGAAAGCGCAAACGCGTCCCTGACAGCGCATGGAGACGAACCGGCGGGCGCCCGCCTCACCCAGGTGGCAGCGCAGCCTGACGTTCGTGGGTCCGTAGTGCTCGGCGACCATCGCCCCAGGACTCAGCACGGAGAAGCAGGCGTTGCCGAACACGTTGTTGGCGATGAAGGTGCGCAGCTGGCCCAGCACCCTCCAGGCCCGCGGGCACCTCCTGGCATTGAGGGCCAGCGCCGTGCCCTGGTTCACCAGGTAGAAGGTCCACCACTGGCCGTGGGGCGTGCCGTTGGCCTTCCAGCCAGGCGGCAGCGGCGAGCCGGCGCGGGCGGGCGGCTGGTGGTACACGCTCTCGAACTCAGCCAGCAGCGCCGGGAAGCTGCGCTCCAGCAGCTCCACGTCGTGCTTCTGCGCCTCGCGCGAGAAGAACGGCGCCGAGGGCAGGTCGGGCAGGAAGAATACCTCGGGCTTCTGGATCGAGGGCCGACTGGACAGGTAGCGGCCCTGGTCGCGCACGCCCTTGTGCACGCGGCCCATGCCGGCCCAGGTGTAGCGTTTGGCGTAGTCCTGGAGGCTGTGATACAGCCGCTGGTTGAGGCCCTCGCCCCCGTGGCCACATCGGAAGCACTCGGGGGACTGGCAGTAGGCAAAGCCGTTCTGCTCCTCCGCCCCGGCTGCCGGTCTTCCCTTGGACGCGCCCCTCATCTGGGGGCCGCTCAGCGCTGCCCGGGTGCCGGCGCCGCGCCCCGCCTCGGCGCCGTAGGCTCCGCGCAGCGCCGGGGGGGTGCTGTGCTCGCGGCCCACGCGGTAGCAGTACCAGacgaagagcagcaggaggcagaggCCTGTGCCGAGCGCGCTGGATTCGCACTCCCGCATCGACTGCATGCCACCCGCCACCAACTCccgcacgccctccagggaccaCTCCATGGCTCGCTCCCGCAGCCTCTCGGAGACGCCTCGTCGAATTTACCACCGGATTCGCCTGGCACCTGAAAGAGATGCAAGCATGTGTGAGCGAACACGCGCGTCCCCTGCCCGCCGCGTCCATCCGGACTCTCCTGACCATATGCTGCGGGGGCGTGGTGGACTGACCCCGTTTAAGTTGTCATGATAGCCAGCACTCGGAGAGAAAGCACGGCGCCGGACGCAGCCTGGATGTGCGGTGTCTGATCTGATCGGTCCCCGTGGTCTTTGATGAGACGTAAGCAGACGGAGGAGCCTGGGCCACCTGGTTCCTGCtctggagaaagaggagagggagaggatgAGAGAAAGGGCATCACAGGCGTGTGcacagtgggggtgggggtgtgagagagagagagagagacagagagagggaacgAGAGCGtaagagacagacagagggggactgagaaagtgagagagagagagacatggagatggagagagagagcataAGAGACAGAGGGGGAGACTgaaaaagtgagagagagaaagagagagacatggagatggagagcataagagacagacagagggggagactgagagagagagagagagagagagagagagagagagagagagagagagagagagagagagacatggtggagagagatggagagagggagagaaggcCGGACGCCATTGTCTGAGTGATAATATGCATGATACACAACTTATCCACATATCAACTGTTTCACTCTGGAGGAATAATTTCAtagaccccccaccccactctgCCCACTCCCGCcaacacccccacacacacacacccagcggCACAATCTGCaccacagatacacacacacacacacacaccacttcaaATTCGGTTCAGCACACACCTCCGCAGCGCAACGCACAAAGACATGAGTCATGCCTACAGCGcacgcgaacacacacacacagcaacacacacctagacacgtacacacacattctggtCCAACaaacaatgatgatgatgctgaggaggaggaggacgagtaGCGACACAACGAAGCacaagtatatttaaaaatctcTCGCCCGTGCTCGTCTTCCAGACGCATGTACTCGTTCTCCATAATATACGCAAACGCAGAGAGACCGGGCGGGAGATGCGAACCCACATCCTCGTGATCACTGATGTGTCAAACAGGTTTTTCCCGCATAAATCCACGCGGCAGAGtaagaagaagagcagcaacaacaacagagCGGGGAAatgacggacggacggatggacggactcccccaccgcaccccttccccAGCCCCGATCAGCCACAGCGGGAGCCCCGATCAGCCACAGCGGGagcccccaccacccccaccgcTCGCCTCGCACCGTCCGCCGACCCCCCGGGACCTTCTCCTTCGACTAATGAGGGATGTCGAGGGAAGCGCGGACCCCGTGGCTCCTCTTCCTCCGCATCCCGCTCGGCCGCGCTCCCGCTCCAGctcccactcactcactcactctcacacacacacacacacacacacacacacacaccgttcaGCACAGCATGCGCGATGTGGCTCCTGCCGTCGAAAAATGGTTACAGTGAGTAACGGCAACGAAAGTGCAACAAGGtaacaataaatgtaacactgtaCGACAGCTCGTATTCTTACGATCATCTGTACACCAAcaccaccaccgcaccccccgccgtgcgcgcggcggcggcggcggcggcggcacacacacacacacttaccgaGTGGAATCGCGTCGCAGTGAACGCATCCGCGAGACGTTAGGCCGGCTGCCTCTCGCGCACCCGGCGCCGCTCGCGCTGCATCACtcacagctgtcagtcagagGCCGCCtacctgcgcgcgcgcgcccgcgcccgCGCCCGCCCGCGACAACACACAGCGCGAGCTGTTGGTACGTGCGTGAGCGCGCCACCCCGCAAAGTGAAACGCGCTTTACTGAGAGCGCAGAGCTGCTGCTCAATCATCCATATGCTGTACTTAAGTACAGTACAGTTATTAATTCagaagggtactactgctggtCTGGAGACGGAATGACACACAGAGACGATATCATAAATTTCGTCGTTGCAAAGACTTCCACAGGCGGATACTGAGAATATTTCAAAATCGCTTCCTCGCGGATTGAGCAAAACGGCGACCTGCCACGCACGTACACTTTAAACGAAGTAACAGGTGACTCGAAACCTTAAACTCGTCGTTCTTGAAGGATGAACTACCATTCCCAGAATGCATATGGTAACGTCCGATGTAGACATTTCCGGCCTTCTTGCGCAAAGCATTGTGGTAGAAGGTGCGCCCGGTGTGCGCGTGGCGCCCTTACAGGCCCGCGTCCGTTGAAATGAAGCTGCAAGGCTAGTGGTGCCTTGTCGTTGTACTCAGAGaccttttttattgtttttatttatttttttttaaaactttgtttacTCCCCGTTAATAATAAAATCATCAACAAGTGTTGTGCAATGTTTGGTTGAATCTTTTGCTTGGCCTTAAAAACTCTTAGCAGAAGATTCCTAAGTGTCAATGGAAAATGAAACGTACAGTTACTTTAGTACTTAGATACTAACTTACTATCGTCACTTTGCTAATAATACGTTTTTCTTTAACTCGCGAGTGTCTGGAATATCCTTGATTTTTCCTAGAAATTACTAAATTGGTCTGCTAAAGCCTTAAGACTGAAGTAGATGTCACCCCACTCAAACTCAGAAGGCTGAAGAGACAGAACGGAAACACAATGTGAGACATGAGACAGGATGTGAGACGCAAAACATGGCTGGAGACAGAACGGAGACACGATGTGAGACACAACACTTGGCTGGAGACAGAACAGAGACACAACCTGAGACAGGATGTGAGACACAAAACACATGGCTGGAGACAGAACGGAGACACAATGTGAGACACAACACTTGGCTGGAGacagaacagaaacacaatATGAGACATGAGACAGGATGTGAGACCCAAAACATGGCTGGAGACAGAACGGAGACACGATGTGAGACACAACACTTGGCTGGAGACAGAACAGAGACACAACATGAGACAACACTTGGCTGGAGACAGAACGGAGACACGATGTGAGACACAACACTTGGCTGGAGACAGAACGGAGACACGATGTGAGACACAACACTTGGCTGGAGACAGAACGGAGACACAATGTGAGACGCAAGACACGATGTGAGACACTTGGCTGGAGACAGAACGGAGACACAACACTTGGCTGGAGACACAATGGAGACACAATGTGAGACAACACTTGGCTGGAGACAGAACGGAGACACGATGTGAGACAGAACACTTGGCTGGAGACAGAACGGAGGCGTGATGTGAGACGCAAGATACGATGTGAGACACTTGGCTGGAGACAGAACGGAGACACGATGTGAGACGCAAGACACGATGTGAGACACTTGGCTGGAGACAGAACGGAGACACGATGTGAGACACAGCACTTGGCTGGAGACAGAATGGAGACACGATGTGAGACGCAAGACACGATGTGAGACACTTGGCTGGAGACAGAACGGAGACACGATGTGAGACACTTGGCTGGAGACAGAACGGAGACATGATGTGAGACACAGCACTTGGCTGGAGACAGAACGGAGACACGATGTGAGACACAACACTTGGCTGGAGACAGAACGGAGACACGATGTGAGACGCAAGACACGATGTGAGACACTTGGCTGGAGACAGAACGGAGACATGATGTGAGACACAGCACTTGGCTGGAGACAGAACGGAGCTCTCTGTTTTAGAGCCTTAACATCTAACGAGATGTTTGCTCTCAGAAGAGCCCGCAGAAGATGTTCTGCAGACATCATGTGCTTCACCCTAATCCGTCGGTTGTGTCCAGGCATGAGCTCGATTCTGGACCAAAAAAGGTAATAGAACCAAAAATGCTCCTGGGTCTCTCCAGACCTCCAGCTACAGAAGTGGTCACAACCTTGTGTTTATAgcgcacagttttttttttggaaaagaacACTTCTTGGGTTCTTCCAAAAtgagtttgcacattctttcattcattttttacattgcCCTCCATTGGTTGTGGACATTACGGTTACATTCCCAGATGGTGCGCAAAGTATATAGTATGTTTACACAGACAAACGCTGCATGATGTCAGACAGCAGTGAGCTCTGCAGCGTTAGGATGTGTGTGAAGAGGCTGTCTTAGAAGGAAACACATTCTTGCACTGCTGTGCCGTGTAAACATTAGCCAGGCTTGGGGGGTGACGCCGCAGGCAGGACCGCACTTCCAAAGAAATGCAGGATCCATATAGACCGGATGCCAAGTTGGACCGAGCCAAATATCTCACCAGTGGTCATGAAGAACAACCTGCAAACAAGAACAAACAGCAAGATGTTCATGGTTTATGGAACTGAAAACAACAGCTGCCTGCCTTCTGTTTTACTTCCAGTTTCTgtaggttttattttattggctGGCAGTCTTGTCTGAATTGTATTGTCGGACCGGTTCAGCAacctgtgtgagtgacagagagagtgtgtgtgtgtgtgttgctgtgatgtatggatgagtgacccattgtaagtagtgtatctagcagtgtaagtcaccacggtgaataaggtgtgtgggctaataacactacatagagttcattggaagtcgccttggagaaaagtgtctgctaaatgaatacatgtaaaacgAAACTCTTTGTACTTTATTTATTGTAAGTTCCTTCAAAATATGAGGCAAATTTTTTGTGTGAATTGACCTCATTAGTGGAATGCCTGTTCTGaggtgatcacacacacacacacacacattttcagaaccgcttgtcccttacggggtcacggggaaccggagcctacccggcaacacagggcgtaaggccggagggggaaggggacacacccaggacgggacgccaggccgccacaaggcaccccaagcgggactcgaaccccagacccaccggagagcaggactgcggtccaacccactgcaccaccgcacccccctgaggTGAtcaaattactgttattttttatggaaaaaaattggTTCTGGgacagaaaatatattaaaaagtatttgtaTGCATGACAtgtcatatgttttttttatatcttgttaaaacaaaaattatttctaccTTGTCTTTTAGTTCCTTTCTTATTTAGAACctcttgtccaaagcagggttgcACAGATTTcatgatattttaaatatggtttGAATGCCAGTCGAAGAAACAACTACTGACCTTTTTCTTTGATGGGGAAAACCCAGTAACAGCAATGGAGGAAAGCAGTGCccttacttttttattttttaatatcttgctTAGATCTTCCTATAATTTGAAGACAGTTGTCGTTTTAACCTATTCCTGGACGGCTTGTGTTTCAAACTGTGCAGTTCTCATTGAAAAAGTGCTTCACTGATGAGTGCCCTGTTTGCTACTGTGCTTAATCATAACCCTGGTGTATTAAGAAGGTGTTTATTTTCATGAGTGGCTTTTTGTTGCATGGAACCCCAATTATACGAGGGCTCAGTGTACTTCTCTGAAAGACAAATTAATTGTCCAATAATGCGCCAGTTTCATTAACCCAAACAACCCAAAAACAGAATGAACTCTTAATGAACACCTGTCCAAATGCATTTGCTACCCGAAGGCTTTCCTGCACCTGAAAACATAACCAGAGGAGAATATTCACTCCAGCACACAACGtgtattcattttcaataacaaaTAAGGATTTCATAACAAGAAATTACCTTCTGATATcagataacagaaaaaaatgctccCTGTATAATTTCACTGTCAACATCCTGCTTTAACTTCCAGCAATTAGATGAAGCCCTAAATCAAGATGGAAAAAATACGAAACAAGAAAGTTATTGAAGAGCACAAAATGCAAACGAAAATAAAGTCAGTTAAAAGTTGTTtgcataataaatgtaagaagaagTATGAGCTTAATGAGATTTTTTACCGTCAATCACTAATGGTAAACAGTCCACGTTTCGACATgtgcagcagcagaggaagaaAACCACAAATTGGGGGAAAAACCTTGAACAGGTGCAGATAAAAGGTTTTTCCCTTTCT
Above is a genomic segment from Scleropages formosus chromosome 17, fSclFor1.1, whole genome shotgun sequence containing:
- the asphd2 gene encoding aspartate beta-hydroxylase domain-containing protein 2 isoform X1, which encodes MEWSLEGVRELVAGGMQSMRECESSALGTGLCLLLLFVWYCYRVGREHSTPPALRGAYGAEAGRGAGTRAALSGPQMRGASKGRPAAGAEEQNGFAYCQSPECFRCGHGGEGLNQRLYHSLQDYAKRYTWAGMGRVHKGVRDQGRYLSSRPSIQKPEVFFLPDLPSAPFFSREAQKHDVELLERSFPALLAEFESVYHQPPARAGSPLPPGWKANGTPHGQWWTFYLVNQGTALALNARRCPRAWRVLGQLRTFIANNVFGNACFSVLSPGAMVAEHYGPTNVRLRCHLGLRVPPGCELVVGGEPQCWSEGSCLLFDDSFLHTALHEGEGESDGLGVPGGVKSLGQRGGWPSGGLHGGPLASECGGGRKTSPRLHLHARALRKRERERRRERGRGRFEKMKVSLFCNFQHHPLYILYISSPSNVCAVGPSLSRQTVSDMQF
- the asphd2 gene encoding aspartate beta-hydroxylase domain-containing protein 2 isoform X2, which produces MEWSLEGVRELVAGGMQSMRECESSALGTGLCLLLLFVWYCYRVGREHSTPPALRGAYGAEAGRGAGTRAALSGPQMRGASKGRPAAGAEEQNGFAYCQSPECFRCGHGGEGLNQRLYHSLQDYAKRYTWAGMGRVHKGVRDQGRYLSSRPSIQKPEVFFLPDLPSAPFFSREAQKHDVELLERSFPALLAEFESVYHQPPARAGSPLPPGWKANGTPHGQWWTFYLVNQGTALALNARRCPRAWRVLGQLRTFIANNVFGNACFSVLSPGAMVAEHYGPTNVRLRCHLGLRVPPGCELVVGGEPQCWSEGSCLLFDDSFLHTALHEGSVEDGPRVVFMVDLWHPNVAAAERQALDYIFTPGR
- the asphd2 gene encoding aspartate beta-hydroxylase domain-containing protein 2 isoform X3, whose amino-acid sequence is MEWSLEGVRELVAGGMQSMRECESSALGTGLCLLLLFVWYCYRVGREHSTPPALRGAYGAEAGRGAGTRAALSGPQMRGASKGRPAAGAEEQNGFAYCQSPECFRCGHGGEGLNQRLYHSLQDYAKRYTWAGMGRVHKGVRDQGRYLSSRPSIQKPEVFFLPDLPSAPFFSREAQKHDVELLERSFPALLAEFESVYHQPPARAGSPLPPGWKANGTPHGQWWTFYLVNQGTALALNARRCPRAWRVLGQLRTFIANNVFGNACFSVLSPGAMVAEHYGPTNVRLRCHLGSVEDGPRVVFMVDLWHPNVAAAERQALDYIFTPGR